From the genome of Opitutaceae bacterium, one region includes:
- a CDS encoding tetratricopeptide repeat protein — protein sequence MNRRQWLLGCALLVAVFAAYIPTYRAGFVWNDSDYVTAPPLRSLDGLARIWTKLGATEQYYPALHSAFWIQHRIWGDAPLGYHLCTVAFHALAALLLWRVLARLDIRGAWFGAALFALHPVCVESVAWIAEQKNTLSLLLYLAAALAYLRHREHPTPRRYLLATCFFVAALLTKSVTATLPAALLLGAWWKEGRLTWRDIRPLLPWFVAGAAFGLFSAWVEHSIVGARGESFDLDWLSRFALAGRIVWFYLGKLLWPFDLNFIYPRWTINPASVVTWLPVLAAIGLLAAAWLFHKRDRAPLTALLFFLGSLFPVMGFMNVYGFNFSYAADHWQYLACIGPLALAGAAIDGAVSTSARNARIAARAGCGILFVTLGILTWRQCGPYRDVETLHRATLERNPNSWMSHTNLALLLLDSGRPTEAIGHLESAFRLRPNSAEVANNLGVALRQAGRTTEAEQWFETAIRLRPEYPEAEYNLGASRLTAGDTAGARAHFERAVALRPTHAAAHNQLGTLLLNERKPAAALSEFEAALAADPGFSDSEHNLAMTLIALDRRAEAITHLEAIVRRDPARHESRWVLAVMLVAEQRPSDAMRQLRELTAAQPTRAEAFLLLAQLLDESGRHEEALRFGREGQRLKLGREKTSP from the coding sequence GTGAATCGTCGGCAATGGCTTCTCGGATGCGCGCTCCTGGTCGCGGTTTTTGCGGCCTACATCCCGACCTACCGCGCGGGCTTCGTCTGGAACGATTCCGACTACGTCACCGCCCCGCCTCTGCGCTCGCTCGACGGTCTTGCACGGATCTGGACGAAGCTGGGCGCCACCGAGCAGTACTACCCCGCCCTGCACAGCGCGTTCTGGATTCAACACAGGATCTGGGGCGATGCTCCGCTGGGTTATCATCTATGCACCGTGGCCTTTCACGCCCTTGCCGCCCTGCTCCTCTGGCGCGTGCTTGCGCGGCTCGACATCCGCGGCGCCTGGTTCGGTGCGGCGTTGTTTGCTCTGCACCCGGTCTGCGTCGAGTCCGTGGCATGGATTGCCGAACAGAAGAACACGCTGTCGCTCCTGCTCTACCTGGCTGCAGCCCTTGCCTATCTTCGACACCGTGAACATCCAACACCCCGCAGATACCTGCTCGCGACCTGTTTCTTTGTGGCCGCGCTGCTGACCAAGTCGGTCACAGCCACCCTGCCGGCGGCGCTCCTGCTTGGCGCCTGGTGGAAAGAGGGACGACTGACCTGGCGCGACATCCGCCCGCTGCTGCCTTGGTTTGTCGCGGGAGCCGCATTCGGACTTTTCAGCGCCTGGGTCGAGCATTCCATTGTCGGAGCCAGGGGCGAGAGCTTCGATCTCGACTGGTTGTCGAGGTTCGCGCTGGCGGGCAGGATCGTGTGGTTTTACCTAGGCAAGCTGCTCTGGCCGTTTGACCTGAATTTCATCTATCCGCGATGGACGATCAATCCAGCATCGGTCGTCACCTGGCTTCCCGTTCTGGCGGCGATCGGACTGCTGGCGGCGGCATGGCTGTTTCACAAGCGCGATCGCGCCCCACTCACCGCACTGCTGTTCTTCCTCGGGTCACTCTTCCCGGTGATGGGCTTTATGAACGTCTACGGGTTCAACTTCTCCTACGCCGCGGACCACTGGCAGTACCTCGCATGCATCGGACCCCTTGCACTTGCAGGCGCGGCCATCGATGGCGCTGTCAGCACTTCCGCGCGCAACGCCCGCATCGCCGCTCGCGCCGGCTGCGGCATCCTGTTCGTCACGCTGGGCATCCTGACCTGGCGCCAGTGCGGGCCCTATCGCGACGTCGAGACGCTGCATCGAGCCACTCTGGAACGGAATCCCAACTCGTGGATGAGCCACACGAATCTGGCCCTGCTCCTCCTGGACTCCGGCAGGCCCACGGAAGCCATCGGTCATCTCGAGTCAGCCTTCAGGCTGCGCCCCAACTCCGCCGAAGTGGCCAACAACCTCGGAGTCGCCCTGAGGCAGGCGGGCAGGACCACCGAGGCGGAGCAATGGTTTGAGACGGCCATCCGGCTGCGGCCTGAGTATCCGGAAGCTGAATACAATCTGGGCGCCAGCCGACTGACCGCGGGCGACACCGCCGGGGCGCGGGCACACTTCGAACGCGCCGTCGCGTTGCGTCCGACCCATGCGGCCGCGCACAACCAGCTCGGCACGCTGCTGCTCAACGAAAGAAAACCGGCTGCAGCCCTGTCGGAATTCGAAGCGGCGCTTGCTGCGGATCCGGGGTTCTCCGACAGCGAGCACAACCTTGCCATGACGCTCATCGCCCTGGACCGGCGCGCCGAAGCGATCACCCACCTCGAGGCAATCGTCAGGCGCGACCCCGCGCGCCATGAAAGCCGCTGGGTGCTCGCTGTCATGCTGGTCGCTGAGCAACGCCCGTCCGACGCCATGCGCCAGCTCCGTGAACTGACCGCCGCCCAGCCCACCCGCGCCGAGGCCTTCCTGCTCCTCGCCCAGCTCCTCGACGAATCCGGCCGTCACGAGGAGGCGCTGCGCTTCGGCCGCGAAGGCCAGCGATTGAAACTCGGGCGGGAGAAGACCAGCCCCTGA
- the rmuC gene encoding DNA recombination protein RmuC, with protein sequence MLSLLIVVVVLCAAILGLLLFLTFRRRDDENGGHALDARFSGVTESLRRLEQASQEGAAQARREANENAGALREELSRRIEANHLAASTRADEARREAREQMEAVRQSVDTRLRESAERTEGSVVRLRAELTDAFSIARNETRQLITTFQTTVKDALADSRTHQGAELAGFSQRLRDLNTAVTDQLDKVRQTLDQRLTELQTQNAAKLDEMRQTVDQRLQATLEQRLGDSFKVVSESLEKVTRSLGEMQQIASGVGDLKRVLTNVKTRGTWSEVQLSALLEQVLTTEQFAANIAPNPASGERVEFAIKLPGRDQPDKPVWLPIDAKFPVEDYQRLVDAADRADAQAVLEAGNALEARIRSSARDISTKYVAPPHTTDFGILYLPTEGLYAEALRRPGLAEALQREHRIVIAGPTTLAALLNSLQMGFRTLAIQQRSSEVWLVLGAVKTEFGKFAEILAKVKKKLDEASTHMEQTGVRSRAIERKLRSVETLPAEDAARLLPRLDTDPAVDEAAE encoded by the coding sequence ATGCTGTCCCTTCTCATTGTCGTTGTCGTTCTTTGCGCGGCCATCCTGGGGCTGCTGCTGTTTCTGACATTTCGCCGACGCGATGATGAAAACGGCGGGCATGCGCTGGACGCGCGTTTTTCAGGAGTAACGGAGTCCTTGAGGCGCCTGGAGCAGGCCTCGCAGGAAGGTGCGGCCCAGGCCCGCAGGGAGGCGAATGAGAATGCCGGCGCATTGCGCGAGGAGCTGTCGCGCCGCATCGAGGCCAATCACCTGGCCGCGAGCACCCGTGCCGACGAGGCCCGGCGTGAGGCGCGGGAACAGATGGAGGCTGTGCGGCAGTCCGTCGACACGCGGTTGAGGGAGTCGGCGGAACGCACGGAGGGAAGCGTCGTCCGGCTGCGCGCGGAGCTGACCGATGCATTTTCGATCGCGCGGAATGAAACGCGGCAGCTCATCACCACGTTCCAGACGACCGTGAAGGATGCACTGGCCGACTCGCGCACCCACCAGGGCGCGGAGCTTGCGGGATTTTCCCAGCGCCTGCGGGATTTGAACACGGCGGTGACGGATCAACTGGACAAGGTCCGGCAGACGCTGGACCAGCGTCTGACCGAACTGCAGACGCAGAACGCGGCGAAGCTGGATGAGATGAGGCAGACGGTCGACCAGCGGTTGCAGGCGACGCTCGAGCAGCGGCTGGGCGACTCGTTCAAGGTCGTGAGCGAGAGCCTTGAGAAGGTCACGCGGAGCCTCGGCGAGATGCAGCAGATCGCCTCGGGCGTGGGCGATCTCAAGCGGGTGCTGACGAATGTGAAGACCCGCGGCACCTGGAGCGAGGTCCAGCTTTCCGCCCTGCTTGAGCAGGTGCTGACCACGGAGCAGTTCGCGGCCAACATCGCGCCCAATCCCGCATCGGGCGAACGGGTGGAGTTTGCGATCAAGCTGCCGGGACGCGACCAGCCGGACAAACCGGTCTGGCTTCCGATCGATGCGAAGTTTCCGGTGGAGGACTATCAGCGGCTCGTTGATGCGGCGGATCGTGCGGATGCGCAGGCCGTGCTTGAGGCGGGCAATGCTCTCGAAGCGCGAATCCGCAGTTCGGCGCGCGACATCTCGACCAAGTACGTGGCGCCGCCGCACACGACCGACTTCGGCATTCTCTACCTCCCCACGGAAGGCCTGTATGCAGAAGCGCTGCGACGTCCGGGGCTGGCGGAGGCGCTGCAGCGTGAGCACCGGATTGTCATTGCGGGCCCGACGACTCTGGCCGCGCTGCTCAACAGCCTGCAGATGGGATTCCGCACGCTCGCGATCCAGCAGAGATCCAGCGAAGTGTGGCTGGTCCTCGGAGCAGTCAAAACCGAGTTCGGAAAATTTGCCGAGATACTCGCGAAAGTTAAGAAGAAGCTTGATGAAGCGAGCACGCACATGGAGCAGACGGGGGTGCGCTCTCGAGCGATCGAGCGCAAACTGCGCAGTGTGGAGACCCTCCCGGCCGAGGATGCCGCGCGACTGCTGCCCCGTCTGGACACCGACCCAGCGGTTGATGAGGCGGCGGAATAA
- a CDS encoding phospholipase A yields MSFRFVASILAVLVLVTVGPFCLQGQAESATVSSLIPPRAPVAPGASVEIDWVALNPSAEEIAFKLPHEISARLIAGNESWPVRLASTQLTPATIPPGGFASKAYALALPSGAKGRVILEVPDVDGGDAIQAVIVIREDGVTAPPKTSIPLTNFAVKKPAASAIERSFAGRLSAHEGIYFVYGTKKPAAKFQFSFKYRLLGVEHDGVPRTLQFAYTQRSLWDITGPSSPFFDTSYMPELMIESLAPMPTTPSDRFIWLGYQAGYKHESNGRDGPLSRSLNTLNLRTAFVVGNPDGWRMIVIPEIFGYVFDLDNNPDIADYRGYGLLRMIVGKNDGPALMFSGRAGKDFDHFTWQLDLTVPFRTRLLEFESYLLLQYFNGFGESLRTYRLKSDEARLGISFVR; encoded by the coding sequence GTGAGCTTTCGATTTGTGGCATCAATCCTCGCGGTCCTCGTCCTTGTGACGGTTGGTCCCTTTTGTTTGCAGGGGCAGGCCGAATCGGCGACGGTGAGCAGCCTGATACCTCCGCGTGCGCCAGTCGCGCCGGGGGCATCGGTTGAAATTGACTGGGTTGCTCTCAATCCATCCGCGGAGGAGATTGCGTTCAAGCTGCCTCATGAAATCTCCGCCCGCTTGATTGCGGGGAATGAATCCTGGCCGGTGCGACTGGCATCGACGCAACTGACGCCGGCGACAATTCCACCAGGCGGATTCGCGTCAAAGGCCTATGCGTTGGCGCTCCCCTCCGGAGCCAAAGGCAGGGTCATTCTCGAAGTTCCTGATGTCGATGGAGGTGACGCAATCCAGGCGGTGATCGTCATCAGGGAGGATGGCGTCACGGCACCGCCAAAAACTTCCATTCCCCTGACAAATTTTGCGGTGAAGAAGCCGGCCGCCTCGGCGATCGAACGCAGCTTTGCGGGGCGGCTGAGCGCCCATGAGGGAATCTATTTTGTCTATGGTACGAAGAAGCCTGCGGCGAAGTTCCAGTTCAGCTTCAAGTATCGACTGCTGGGAGTTGAGCATGATGGCGTGCCCCGGACGCTGCAGTTCGCCTACACGCAGCGTTCGCTGTGGGACATCACTGGGCCGTCGAGTCCGTTTTTTGACACCAGCTACATGCCGGAGCTGATGATTGAATCGCTTGCACCGATGCCGACAACGCCCTCGGATCGTTTCATCTGGCTCGGCTATCAGGCGGGCTACAAGCATGAATCGAACGGACGCGACGGCCCGCTGTCGCGAAGCCTGAACACCCTGAACCTGCGCACCGCCTTTGTGGTCGGCAATCCCGATGGGTGGCGCATGATTGTGATCCCTGAGATTTTCGGCTATGTCTTCGATCTGGACAACAACCCGGACATCGCGGACTACCGGGGATACGGACTATTGCGCATGATCGTCGGAAAAAATGACGGGCCCGCACTGATGTTCTCGGGTCGCGCGGGCAAGGACTTCGATCATTTCACCTGGCAGCTCGATCTGACAGTGCCGTTTCGCACGCGCCTCCTCGAATTCGAATCGTATCTGCTGCTTCAATACTTCAACGGCTTCGGCGAAAGCCTGCGGACCTATCGGTTGAAATCTGACGAGGCCCGGCTCGGAATCTCCTTTGTGCGCTGA
- a CDS encoding sugar phosphate isomerase/epimerase: MRFGLNTFLYTSPFTTASTPLFKKFKAWGFETVEIPIEDPSHIDTTKVRAAAERAGIAIGSVCAAMGPGRDFRGTAAEQRTAMQYCKALINQAAELGCPSLIGPVYSVVGKADAVPPDRQKKEWALVVKHLKTLARHAESKGVTICIEALNRFETDFLNTCEQGLKLVRAVNSPAVKLHLDTFHMNIEEKNQAAAIRRAGKLLGHFHACGSDRGTPGGDHIDWPSIVKALKAIGYKGDVVIESFTTDVKVIARAAAIWRKIEPRRDDIAVGGLKFLRKAFK, from the coding sequence ATGAGATTTGGCCTGAACACATTCCTGTACACTTCACCCTTCACGACTGCGAGCACGCCCTTGTTCAAGAAGTTCAAGGCGTGGGGATTTGAAACCGTTGAGATTCCGATCGAGGATCCCAGTCACATCGACACCACCAAGGTACGAGCCGCGGCCGAACGGGCCGGCATCGCCATTGGCAGCGTTTGCGCGGCGATGGGCCCCGGACGCGATTTTCGCGGCACGGCAGCGGAGCAGCGCACGGCCATGCAGTACTGCAAGGCGCTCATCAACCAGGCTGCCGAGCTCGGGTGCCCGTCGCTTATCGGGCCCGTTTACTCGGTCGTTGGAAAGGCCGACGCGGTTCCGCCGGATCGCCAGAAGAAGGAGTGGGCGCTGGTGGTGAAGCACCTGAAAACCCTCGCCAGACACGCGGAGTCCAAGGGTGTGACGATCTGCATCGAGGCGCTCAACCGGTTCGAGACGGACTTCCTCAACACCTGTGAACAGGGGCTGAAGCTGGTTCGCGCGGTGAATTCGCCCGCGGTCAAGCTTCACCTCGACACGTTTCACATGAACATCGAGGAAAAGAACCAGGCCGCGGCCATTCGCAGGGCCGGCAAACTGCTTGGCCATTTTCATGCGTGCGGAAGCGACCGCGGCACGCCGGGAGGCGATCACATTGACTGGCCGTCGATCGTGAAGGCGCTGAAGGCGATCGGCTACAAGGGCGATGTCGTCATCGAATCCTTCACCACGGACGTGAAGGTGATCGCGCGCGCCGCCGCCATCTGGAGGAAGATCGAGCCGAGGCGCGACGACATAGCGGTCGGCGGACTGAAGTTCCTGCGCAAGGCGTTCAAGTAG
- a CDS encoding methyltransferase, with protein MEPRIDFTRSPQTDPIAVYRYRDGLYAGDLVIAALTEFDLFTWLTEYPSDLPTLCGELGITERPADVMLTLFTANGWLTRSSEGFYETTATAREHLARTSPWYLGPYYASLKERPVVRDFVNILRTGKPANWGSYANEKEWSEAMLTEAFATQFTAAMDCRGRYLGLGLARAVDTSGLTRLLDIAGGSGIYACILTAHHAQLSATVFERAPVDQIAHTMIAKRGYGDRVAVAAGDMFADPLPGGHDLHLFSNVLHDWDFDKVRTLLGKSFAALPPGGMLMIHDAHINAAKTGPLAVAEYSAVLMSVTEGKCYSVSELETLLRDAGFQELKFRETVADRSVITARKPRQAAAT; from the coding sequence ATGGAGCCACGCATCGACTTCACGCGTTCCCCGCAGACCGACCCGATCGCAGTCTATCGCTATCGCGACGGACTCTACGCCGGCGATCTCGTCATCGCCGCCCTGACGGAGTTCGACCTTTTCACCTGGCTGACGGAATATCCCTCCGATCTGCCGACTTTGTGCGGCGAACTCGGCATCACGGAGCGACCCGCCGACGTGATGCTCACACTCTTCACTGCGAACGGCTGGCTGACACGCTCATCAGAGGGTTTCTATGAAACCACCGCCACGGCGCGCGAGCACCTCGCGCGCACCTCCCCCTGGTACCTCGGGCCCTACTACGCCTCGCTCAAGGAAAGACCCGTTGTCAGGGATTTCGTGAACATCCTGCGCACGGGCAAACCCGCCAACTGGGGGAGCTACGCGAACGAGAAGGAGTGGAGCGAGGCCATGCTGACGGAGGCCTTTGCCACGCAGTTCACCGCCGCGATGGACTGCCGCGGCCGGTACCTGGGCCTCGGACTGGCGCGCGCCGTCGACACCAGCGGGCTCACGCGGCTGCTGGACATCGCCGGCGGATCGGGAATCTACGCCTGCATCCTCACCGCGCATCATGCACAGCTATCAGCCACCGTGTTTGAACGCGCCCCCGTCGATCAGATCGCGCACACCATGATCGCCAAACGCGGTTATGGCGACCGCGTGGCTGTCGCAGCGGGAGACATGTTCGCAGATCCGCTGCCCGGCGGTCATGATCTGCATCTCTTCTCGAACGTGCTTCACGACTGGGATTTTGACAAGGTGCGCACGCTTCTCGGGAAATCCTTCGCAGCCCTGCCTCCCGGCGGCATGCTCATGATCCATGATGCGCACATCAACGCGGCGAAGACCGGACCGCTGGCGGTGGCGGAATACTCGGCCGTGCTCATGAGCGTGACCGAGGGAAAATGCTACTCGGTCAGCGAGCTGGAGACGCTTCTGCGCGACGCCGGCTTCCAGGAACTGAAATTCAGGGAAACCGTCGCGGACCGCAGCGTCATCACGGCCCGCAAGCCGCGCCAGGCAGCGGCTACTTGA
- a CDS encoding alpha/beta hydrolase: MEPRIIYVDRMLVRLSVLCSAFFMMTLSAAPAPETFILWPKGAPEPVGFVARRESTSASPRDNLRRVTDVSVPTLTLYRPAKPNGTAILVFPGGAYNQLAFDHEGVQVCEWLNSIGVTAGLVKYRVPRRDPDHPEKWPLQDAQRAMGWMRHNAAAWGFRPDHVGALGFSAGGHLIIELALNPQPRTYTSDNALDVDDVIPDFLLPIYPAYLVTAQDTFHLKPGLKVTEQAPPIFLVHANNDSGATSSSASALLYLEYKRANRPAELHIFADGGHGFGMHKSGLPSADWPARAEAWLRQKGWLTPPHR; this comes from the coding sequence ATGGAACCCCGCATCATCTACGTTGACCGCATGCTGGTCCGTCTTTCCGTCCTTTGTTCAGCATTCTTCATGATGACCCTCTCCGCAGCACCCGCTCCCGAAACGTTCATCCTCTGGCCAAAGGGCGCACCGGAGCCGGTCGGATTCGTTGCCAGGCGGGAAAGCACAAGCGCATCACCACGCGACAACCTGCGCCGCGTCACCGACGTATCCGTCCCAACGCTCACTTTGTACCGCCCGGCAAAACCCAATGGCACCGCCATCCTGGTCTTCCCGGGAGGCGCCTACAACCAACTCGCCTTCGATCACGAGGGCGTGCAGGTCTGCGAATGGCTCAATTCCATCGGCGTCACCGCCGGGCTCGTCAAATACCGGGTGCCTCGTCGCGATCCCGATCATCCTGAAAAATGGCCGCTGCAGGACGCTCAGCGCGCGATGGGATGGATGCGTCACAATGCCGCCGCCTGGGGATTCCGCCCCGACCACGTTGGAGCCCTGGGATTCTCCGCGGGCGGACATCTCATCATCGAGCTCGCGCTCAACCCTCAACCCCGCACCTACACGTCCGACAACGCCCTGGATGTCGATGACGTGATCCCGGATTTTCTCCTGCCCATCTATCCCGCCTACCTCGTCACGGCGCAGGACACCTTTCACCTCAAGCCGGGACTAAAAGTGACCGAACAGGCGCCTCCCATTTTCCTCGTCCATGCGAACAACGACAGCGGCGCAACGAGTTCCTCTGCCAGCGCGCTGCTCTACCTGGAATACAAGCGCGCCAACCGCCCCGCCGAACTGCACATATTCGCCGACGGCGGCCACGGTTTCGGCATGCACAAGTCGGGGCTTCCATCCGCCGACTGGCCGGCTCGCGCCGAGGCATGGCTGCGACAAAAGGGCTGGCTGACGCCACCTCATCGCTGA
- a CDS encoding DUF1080 domain-containing protein, whose protein sequence is MTRIFDPLPRVSLVILSALLAGSSQAASTGQAFYGDSPDDLHAWAVHDRNRVQPPRVEPGASSTQQTPGKPPSDAVVLLDGTEDSLANWISDKPEGGPIKWALKDGALEVVPKTGYIRTRVEFGDVQLHVEWASPTVIKGESQGRGNSGIFLHGLVEVQVLDNNNNPTYADGFATAVYGVNPPMANALRPTGQFQSIDIVFRRPIYVGDHMVDPGYVTVFCNGVLVQDHTPLEGPTGHIKRTVSKPFPEKAPLRLQDHGDLVRYRNIWIRELPPRAQAGATDFAYEAVKTKKKRAEIAAMIRSDGIRLAAGSNARMLRLAESLVYAPDAATQKEVEAQAAVYAKSIAGLSGEALEARKDEVKGVLKALQYLAKDSIIAANFEPKVTLEKVSLAAGWDEAKKQ, encoded by the coding sequence ATGACACGGATATTTGACCCTTTGCCTCGCGTTTCCCTCGTGATCCTGTCGGCGCTGCTGGCGGGTTCGTCCCAGGCGGCCAGCACCGGACAGGCCTTCTATGGCGATTCTCCGGACGACTTGCACGCTTGGGCCGTGCACGACCGCAATCGTGTCCAGCCGCCTCGTGTGGAGCCGGGCGCGTCCAGCACGCAGCAGACTCCGGGAAAGCCGCCGTCGGACGCCGTCGTGCTGCTTGACGGAACGGAGGATTCGCTGGCGAACTGGATTTCCGACAAGCCCGAAGGTGGCCCGATCAAGTGGGCGCTGAAGGATGGCGCGCTGGAGGTTGTACCGAAGACAGGCTACATCCGCACCCGCGTGGAGTTTGGGGATGTGCAGTTGCACGTTGAGTGGGCCTCTCCGACGGTGATCAAGGGAGAGAGTCAGGGGCGGGGCAACAGCGGCATATTTCTCCATGGGCTGGTTGAAGTCCAGGTGCTGGACAACAACAACAACCCAACCTACGCGGACGGCTTTGCGACCGCGGTGTATGGCGTGAATCCACCGATGGCGAATGCCTTGCGACCCACGGGGCAGTTTCAGTCCATCGACATTGTTTTCCGCCGCCCCATATATGTCGGCGACCACATGGTGGATCCCGGATACGTGACTGTTTTCTGCAATGGCGTGCTTGTGCAGGATCACACGCCGCTGGAAGGTCCGACTGGGCACATCAAGCGCACGGTATCAAAGCCATTTCCCGAAAAGGCTCCGCTGAGGCTGCAGGACCACGGTGATCTTGTGCGCTACCGCAACATCTGGATCCGCGAACTGCCGCCGCGGGCGCAGGCGGGTGCGACGGACTTTGCCTATGAAGCCGTAAAGACGAAGAAGAAGCGCGCGGAGATCGCAGCCATGATCCGCAGCGATGGCATCAGGCTGGCGGCGGGTTCAAATGCGCGGATGCTGCGCCTCGCCGAATCGCTGGTCTATGCTCCCGATGCGGCGACGCAGAAGGAGGTTGAGGCGCAGGCGGCCGTGTACGCGAAGTCGATCGCGGGCCTTTCGGGTGAGGCGCTTGAGGCGAGAAAGGATGAGGTCAAGGGTGTGCTCAAGGCGCTGCAGTATCTCGCAAAGGACTCGATCATCGCCGCAAATTTTGAGCCCAAGGTGACGCTGGAAAAGGTGTCGCTCGCCGCAGGCTGGGATGAAGCGAAGAAGCAGTGA
- a CDS encoding type II toxin-antitoxin system RelE/ParE family toxin: MIRNFADPEAEKLWRGIRSRRLPPDVQRRALIKLQLIDAAVELAFLRLPPGNRLEPLKGGRAGQHSIRINDQWRICFTWNGTDAEQVEITDYH; encoded by the coding sequence ATGATCAGGAACTTTGCCGATCCGGAGGCTGAAAAACTCTGGCGCGGCATTCGCTCCCGCCGACTTCCACCTGATGTGCAGCGCCGCGCTCTCATCAAACTCCAGTTGATCGATGCGGCGGTTGAACTCGCCTTCCTCCGCCTGCCGCCGGGCAACCGACTGGAGCCTCTGAAAGGCGGCCGTGCCGGTCAGCACAGCATTCGCATCAATGACCAATGGCGCATTTGTTTCACATGGAATGGAACCGACGCGGAGCAGGTCGAAATCACGGACTATCATTAA